Genomic window (Zingiber officinale cultivar Zhangliang chromosome 2B, Zo_v1.1, whole genome shotgun sequence):
AATCTTGTGATACGCAAAAAAAACTGAAACGCAGGATTTGTCCCCAACGAAGATGCACATCTTCTATATTAGTAGAAAAATTACTAGAAACGAGATTATCTGGTACTACACTATGATCTTATACTGTTTCTACAGAGATTATTGGGGTTGCAAACGATCTCAAAAAATAGCAAGAATGATCAGTATCAAATATGAAATAAGAGTATCGCCTTTCAATCCATTAAAAATGTCAAGAAAAACGAGGACTCCATGTTACCTTATTTGCGGCGTGCATATGCAAGTTTGAGTAGATATCTCTTGCACTCTTCCCTTCTGACTTCCTCAAAGAAGTACTTTTCGAAGGAGACTCCTGGCTCGAAGATTCAGGCCTTGCGCTTCTAGGAGATAGAGGTGGCAAAAGGTTCTTGACAGTATCTGAAGGTATGCTCCTCGGTGTTGTTTCCATGTGCAATCTGGATTGTAGGCAATGGCCACCTAGTGTTGGAGGCGAAGAAGACGGCAGGGAGACACGAACATCATCAAAATTGAAATTTCCCTTCATATCGCTTAGCTGCCGCCGGTTCGGCACCGGGCGGAAGTAATGCTCGGACGGCGACGGTCCTACTTCACCAATCCGATCCTGCGTGGGATTGAGAGGGTGATGTGCCATCGGCGCAGTGTTCCAGGTATGTGGGCGATCGCATGGAGTCACCGCCGCCAATGGCCGGATGACCCTCGATGAATGCTGGGACGTATTGGGGAGAGACGCCCAATCAGGCAGCGTAGCAGGGAAAGGCCTAATGGGATCGGCGGCCGGACTGCCGATATAATCGGATATGATCATCGGCGGCGTATGGGAGGAGTTCACGAGGCCGAAACCAGAGAGGCTAGGTCGGTACTGCACCGCAACGGTCAGCTGGCCGGCGAGGGTGTCGACCGGTGCGAAGCCATACTTCTTCAAGTTCGCCTCTTCCGCCCTGGAAATTGGTGCCGCAAAGGAGGAGACTCGATATCCGAGATCGTAGTTGCAACGCTGGCCGACGGAGCACAAAAGGCGGAAGATCCGATGAGCAGGGAGGAGCCGCAGAAGCGCGATGATGGATCTAAGCAGAATCACCGAACCGCTATAGGTCCAGGGTTGGAACGAGCTATATCGACTTTGGTGCGGGACGGCGGCGTTCCAGGGCACGCACTGCGCGGTCCAGCGCTCGACGACGCTCTCGCAGGCGCCGGCCTCGGCGTCCTCCCCGCGCGGGGTGAGGAGGATGTCAACGACCAAGGGGTCCGAGAAGGTTCCATGGTGCTCGATCGGGGCGGGGAGGTCGCCTAGGTCGAGGAGAAAGCGTCGGTCGGCGGAAGGGCGGGGGCCGGGCCGGAGGCGGGGTATGCGGGAAGAGAGCACGGCGCGAAGAGTCTTGCGGAGGAAGAGGGCGACGCTTGTCTCGGATTCGGAGGGCGACGCCATCACTCTGGTGAAGGCCTCGGCCGTCGGAGAGGGGGGCGGCAGCCGGAGAGAGGCATGAGAGTTAAAATACCGAAAGGGTAGAAGAATAGGAAAATAAATccccaaaagaaaaagaaaaaggaaaaaaaacagagGCAAAAACCCTAGAATATGCTTATTAAAACCctactaaaaattaaaaaaaattattattagaaaGCGTCTCTTAGTTACTAAAATCaataattttagataattttctatttttattaaaaaaaaatccattaaTTATCATTTTAATCTCACTTGTCAAATTCAAAAGAACTAGAAAAGTGAGTAGTTCTAGTTGATTTAATATAAGTGAACTTAATTCCTTTCCTAATAAGATACTTTCacagaatataaatatatatatatatatatatatatatatatatatatattaaaaaataggaCTATTTCAATGTGAATATAATTTAGGATTTGGAtagaaaattaatgaataaataaagaaatatatACGGATTAAGAATGAgtcttaaattattattattatttttaggttAGTGAATATTAATCGGATCTGCAATTTCGTTGATGTTTCTGTGCAATTGCGTGAAGGGAtaatatttgttattatattttaaatttttgtacacttacaaaaaaaaaaaaatatatatatatatatatatatatatataaaatgataaattagagaaaaatctctaatcatAATGTTAATTTTACATGTAATCTcatatctaaaattttttttttccactcTCTGCATGTAAAATATTACTTATTTCAACTCTCTCATATAAATATTgttacctaaattgcccctcaaATTTTTCAGCACTTTATAttaaaattgagtatattttctattaaaattgtctctcttattttttaggtataaaaaatctaaaaacaagtataatttctattaaattcagcactttacattaGAATTCAACACTCAATATTAGaattgaatatattttctatcaaaattaatcGTCATATTTTTCGATATaaataatctaaaaataaatataattcctattaaattcaatacattaaattaaaatcgagtatattttgaaatgaaaaaagaatcgtactcaatttgataaaaaaaaatatattagattctaagttaatatactcaatttaagatgatttatactgatttttaaattttttgtatcTAAAAATATCATGAACAATTAGGTAAAGATGTTTAATTGGAGAGTGAAAATATAAATTTTCATAGATGAGAACTACATGcaaaaatttatttactaatagGATTAGATGCAAAATTACCCCTAAAAAATGGGGAAAATCAATACACAGAATTAAAATTAGATAGGAAATTGATTTGCCATAACAGCTCGTACAGTGTTGTCTTTGTAGACGGACACTTATTTCCAAATGGGTAAATTGAAGGGAACGtgggggtggtggtggtggtggtcggcgCCGCCGTAGCGGCGTTCGATCATCTCCTCGATGCGGCGGAAGTGGTCGACGGGGCAGGGGATGGCGATGGCCCCCGGCTGGGTGAACCCGTACTGTTCCGCGGCCTCCTCCAGCAGCGCGGCGAACAGCGGGTGGCTCAGGTGCTCCACCGGCACCGCGAACCGCTGCTGCTCCTCTCCCACCCTCACCGTCACCCGCCCCTTCGCCGGCGCCGCTCTGTGAGGCATGATCACACtacccgccgccgccgcctcagcGATTGTGTCGTAATACTGGAAATGGGTGGGGTGGGGTGAGGGCGAGGGCGGAGAGGGAGGGGGCCTATTTAAAACGTGCAGATTAAGCGCGTACGGAAATCTAAGAGGGTGGGGAAGGATCTAGACGACATGTGGTTTGGCATTCGGCCGTGCGCCTCGGTGTCTTCACAAGATCCGTCCGGCGGTCCAGATGGAGCAGAAGTCAGAGTCGGGACCAATCTGGTCAACGAACGCGGCGTTCCTGTTCCCATTCGTCTACGACACTTACCGCCATGAATGGGGTGGATGACTCACTGCCACGATTGGTTTGACCCTTAAAAATGCACACGATTATTCTTAAATCAAACTATTTGTAAACTATTCGGAGTTCGATTCAGTAAAAAGTTTATTCGAGTTCGTTCATTTATTTTATCGAACTTAGCTCGAGCTTGAtaattttatcgagccgagctcgagcttaaggatattcggctcgtgagctcgtgaacatgttcgtttataagctcgcgagccaaaaaaacgaaCCTTAAAACGAGCCCTAAACCGAGCCAAAAACGAACTCTAAAACGAACCAAAAAAACGAGTTATAAAACGAGTCTTAAAATGaactttaaaatgagccaaaaaacgagctctaaaacgaacaaaaaaacgagctctaaacgagctcTAAATGAGCCCGAAAACGAGCTTGAGCTTGCTTAACGAGTTAGACTCATTAACTTTGACAATCGAGCTAATAACAAGCCGAGCTCGAAcggttcgcgagcttgataattctaaaacgaaccgagcttgagccttgtgataaaagctcgattcgagctcgagccgagctcgaacccgaatataacttaaacaagCCGAGCTCGAACTTAATATTGTTCGGCTCGATtcgactcgtttacatccctattcATGTTTACTAATTACATTAAGaagacttaaaaaatatattaagagAAGGGACTGCATGTATAATTATATTAAGAAgacttataaaaatatattaattgatttagagtgctttaaaaaaaaatttagatccaTAAACAAAATtacattaattttaaaattcaaatatgaTAAATGCTTCCATGAttacattaatttaaatttaaaataattgaaCTCTTTAAATCCATCAATCACTTCCAcgattcaaaattctttaaatcgGTCAATCAATTTCTTCAAATGTACCCTTCCATACCTTGTAATGTATCGATAGTATAAATAAACTTAAACTTGAAGACGCAATTTCGTAGTTCGATAAAATATTGTACTTTGAAATATAgctattaataattaaattatattttagaattttactattttattagaAATATCTACTAATTAACTTTGATAAAATCTAAATGAtagtgtaaaaaaaaaaagaacaatagGTTATACAACAAACTTATGATATTCAACTCACTCTAAATATTAATGATAATCTATTATACATCAATGAAGACCTAATTACAAAGACTAAaactaaaaagatgaaggaaacACTTAATATGCTAATTATCATGCGTTTGACATCTGTGTACCTGTATATACCTTTCTCCATATCCATGTGGACGATACTAGAGGGTCGTTAATGTAACGAAAATAAAATCATATAAGAACATCTACAATACATCATATatgatgaaaatttaaaatttgaaacttagcTGTTtcatatattattaaaaaaatttctcattaattaattaaaaatctaaaattctttttaatctcACATGtatctaaaattcttttaaatctcacatcttagaattgtaacactgtaatttttaattttttttagctaaaatatatgatatttttttagcTAAAatatatgatattaaattaattttttttataaaaaagtcTATTACCtgtacacatttatatattatattatgcaCGTAACCAAGAGCGAAGCCATATATAACTTTGATAGCAGTTGTCCtaccttaatttttttataaatattcttagaggtgtataaaattataaaaatattaaagtatactaaaaaaaaaaaaaaaattaaagtagaAACAGTacgtaaaaattaaaattattttatataaaataattcttCTTCCCTCAAATCTTTTGTTCTCTGTATTGACTAGCCTATGTATGCACGATCAATAGGTTGTTGGGTATGTTTTGTTATATAtgttttgt
Coding sequences:
- the LOC122045069 gene encoding autophagy-related protein 13a-like isoform X2, whose product is MASPSESETSVALFLRKTLRAVLSSRIPRLRPGPRPSADRRFLLDLGDLPAPIEHHGTFSDPLVVDILLTPRGEDAEAGACESVVERWTAQCVPWNAAVPHQSRYSSFQPWTYSGSVILLRSIIALLRLLPAHRIFRLLCSVGQRCNYDLGYRVSSFAAPISRAEEANLKKYGFAPVDTLAGQLTVAVQYRPSLSGFGLVNSSHTPPMIISDYIGSPAADPIRPFPATLPDWASLPNTSQHSSRVIRPLAAVTPCDRPHTWNTAPMAHHPLNPTQDRIGEVGPSPSEHYFRPVPNRRQLSDMKGNFNFDDVRVSLPSSSPPTLGGHCLQSRLHMETTPRSIPSDTVKNLLPPLSPRSARPESSSQESPSKSTSLRKSEGKSARDIYSNLHMHAANKGLKDGRGDSGRYSTLPYGGSNRHGFSRSSRRFSMQDYPDDTDFSCPFAVNDDATSDSHTSCEFQSDGTLPKVMEYRILSCEFCHVLKFNQFAGTKVMLMLDLRYRRCFEGIKEL
- the LOC122045069 gene encoding autophagy-related protein 13a-like isoform X1 → MASPSESETSVALFLRKTLRAVLSSRIPRLRPGPRPSADRRFLLDLGDLPAPIEHHGTFSDPLVVDILLTPRGEDAEAGACESVVERWTAQCVPWNAAVPHQSRYSSFQPWTYSGSVILLRSIIALLRLLPAHRIFRLLCSVGQRCNYDLGYRVSSFAAPISRAEEANLKKYGFAPVDTLAGQLTVAVQYRPSLSGFGLVNSSHTPPMIISDYIGSPAADPIRPFPATLPDWASLPNTSQHSSRVIRPLAAVTPCDRPHTWNTAPMAHHPLNPTQDRIGEVGPSPSEHYFRPVPNRRQLSDMKGNFNFDDVRVSLPSSSPPTLGGHCLQSRLHMETTPRSIPSDTVKNLLPPLSPRSARPESSSQESPSKSTSLRKSEGKSARDIYSNLHMHAANKGLKDGRGDSGRYSTLPYGGSNRHGFSRSSRRFSMQDYPDDTDFSCPFAVNDDATSDSHTRSSDVKEAECSSSHKSQQASVGVLVRMLKTAPPLRQDQSYARQSSHLAGEVSSSSSVLTRKTSDALEELQSYKHIKNSLLSKSGATTKLQDSLVEKC
- the LOC122048085 gene encoding auxin-responsive protein SAUR32-like is translated as MDMEKGIYRPPPSPPSPSPHPTHFQYYDTIAEAAAAGSVIMPHRAAPAKGRVTVRVGEEQQRFAVPVEHLSHPLFAALLEEAAEQYGFTQPGAIAIPCPVDHFRRIEEMIERRYGGADHHHHHPHVPFNLPIWK